One Oligoflexus sp. genomic window, CACCTCGCGCCTTTATGATTTCTGGAAAATTCGTGGCGAAGGCTTTCACTTCACATGCAGCGTGTATGCGGAGATCTTCGAGACGGAGCTTCTCGATCTCTTCGTTTACGGTGATATCGCGATGGATGACGACGGCGGCGAGATCGAGCTGCTTTAAGCCTTGTCTTTCTTATTCATGAAGACATCGACACTGACCAGGGTCAGGTCATCGGCCAAAGGCTGCTTGCCAAAGAACTGCAAGGCGTGGTCGACGATGGAATCACGGAAGGCCACGCCCTCTTTTTCCATGCTGCGCGCGATGGATTTGCGGAAGCTGGATGAACCATACATCTGCCCTTCTTCACTCTTGCACTCGATGATGCCGTCGGTGAAGAGGATGAAGCGATCCATGTCCTGAAGCGGCAATTCCTTTTCCAGATACACAGTCTCCGGATCAAAACCGATCGGGTTCCCCTGAATAGCCAAAGCTTCAGGGCCCCGGAAGGGTTTGACGTTCTCTGGCAGCGCTTCTTTATGAATGGCCTGCCGGCGGTACTGTCCCTTCAGGAACAAAGGAAAATTATGACCAGCGTTGCAGGCTCGCACGACGCCCGTGTTGGTGTCGAAGAGCATCGCAAAGAAGGTCATGAAAAACTTGCCTTTGAAGGTATCGTAGACGATCTTATTGATCTGATGCAGAAGGTTCGACGGATGCAGATAGTCCTTGGACTTGCCGGTCCGGGCCGTGTTCGCGTAAGCCATGCAGGTCGCCTGGGTCATGGCTGTCACCAGGGCGGAAGCTGCACCGTGGCCGGTCACGTCCCCGACGCACACGAGGTCGACGCCATCTCCAAAGTTGAAGTGGCCCCACCAGTCGCCGGAACATTGTTCGGCTGGACGATAAAACGAGCAGATCTCGATACCCGCGGACCGTATGCGATTCGGCGGAAAGAAGGCCGCCTGCATGATCTGCGCGGTTTCGAGTTCGGTTTCCAGCTTGGCTTTCTCTGCGCGCTCGCGCAGAACTTCGGTAATATCGCGTCCGACCAAAAGCAGGATGGTTCCGCGTCTGACGCTCACGGCCTGGAACGGCCTGACACTCCAGAGGATTTCACGGGAGTTGGGGCCCATTTGAATCGGCAATTGGAATTCGCTGGGCGCACCGGCCAAACCACTTCTCTGAAAGGGTTCCAGACGGTTCTGGAATTGCGTCCAGTCGTCTTCTTTAAATAGTTGTTTCATCTGACAAAGGTGAACCAGATCATGATCTATTTGCAGCCACGTGGCCGCACGCTGGTTGCCCCAGATAATTCGACCTTCGGTCGTAATCAGGCAGGTCAGGTCCTGCATGCCGTTGATCAAGGATTCAAGGGAGGATTTTGCCTTTTCCAAATTGACCACGATCTCGTGGGTCGCGATCATCGTCGCGCTTGCCAACTGTTCCCGTGGTGTCATGGACATGAAATACTCCAGGTACGAGAGTCCTACCTCGATCTTATCGGCCACATTTAGTAAGTCACAAGCGGCAAATCCTTCCTGGATAAGGCTTACCGGGCCATTAAGACCTTGAAAACTGTCGTGATGACCTTACAAAACAATCCTTTTTGTCGATTTTTAAATCAATAATTAGAGTTCCATGAAAAGTCCGCGGGACAAGCCATACGGTTAGGCTATATAACCCCGTTGTGCCATGGAGCACATTTGTGAACAGAGGGTTCGAGATTTACTGAAAGACAAGGAGTGTATCGTGAAACAAATCTCCCGTTTGATGATGCTGGGCGGCCTGACACTGTCTGCTCAAGCGTTCTCCCAGGAGTGGTCCTTCACCCCAGAAATCTATTCCCGCGGGGGCGTGACGTATAAGTCCGACTTTTCCAAGGAACAGGGTCCAGGGAATCAGCACGAAGCGTTCAACCTGGGGCCTTACAATACGGAAGGCTTGATCGACTATCCCCTGACTGAAGTGACTTTGCACGCAGGGTATGGCGACAACTTCAAGTTCCATTATGGTTTCGATGTGGCTGGTAACCGCCGCTTCCTTGAAAAGAATGAAACCAAGTCCTCTTTGAACGAGCGCGTTGTTTACGGCGAATTCAAAGTCGGCAACGGCTGGAGCGTTTGGTACGGTAATCGTCCCTTCCGCAGTCCTCCCGAATTTTTGTCCCGCTCATTTTATTTCGATGAGAGAAACATCCTCGGCGGTGGCGTGCGCGTCGAAGGCCTCGGTCCTTTGAATGTGGACCTGGCTTACGGCTCGAAAGTCAACGACTATGCGGCTGGCGCGGATACCGTTCAAGAGAACCAAAATATTCTGATCAACAAGATCGAATATCCTCTGCAGAACGGCGCGATCAAGACCAACCTTGAGTGGCATAAAACTGACAAGAACGTTTCCGATGGCGACGGCGAGCTGAGCAGCACCGGCTATCTGATCGGCGCGGCCTATCAGCGTTGGGGTGATCAGGTTCTCGGTGGCGGTCTTTATAACCAACTCGTGGTGCAAACCTCGAAAGGTTACATCGGCAGCGGCGCGATGTCCTCGGCCTTCCAACCTGGTGATGACCAGAAGTACGATGACGCCAAGCAGCCTTCGAAGCTCCTCGTGGGCTGGAACGGTGACTGGAAAGCCAGCGGCTACGGCGTTTACTGGCTGGCCCTTTATCAGGACCACCGCGGTGAGGCCCCTGATTATTCGGATAGCGAAATGTCCTGGCGCTTTATCGATGGCATGATCCGTCCGGTTTATGCTTTGACCCCGAACGTGACTGTGGGTGCTGAACTCGACCGTCGCTCGGTGCTGAAAGAAGGCCGCGGTCTTCGCGATGGCGTGATCAACGGAACCAACGGCTGGGCTACCAACTCGGGTGCCACACGTTGGGGCGGAATTATCAGCTATAACCTGGAAAACAAGATGTTTGATTATCCGACCATCGGTATCTACGCCGGTGAGATCATCAAGGATAAGACGACCACCTTCTTCACCAGCGAGAGCCCACGCCGCTCGACGCATTTCGTTCGCTTCTATTATGAAGTGAAGATCAACTGATGATCCTGGGGGATGGTTCGCCATCCCCTTGTAATTTCTAACTTATTTAGTTCTGCAATATTTCCAAGTCCTTGGCGTCCTCCCCTTCGAGTTCGATTTTTCGAAAGGAGAGAGACACCGATGAGCCTCCCGTCCTATGCACTGACAGCCGCCAACTACAGTATCCCTTACAATCCCTTCAGTGCTGAAGTGGATCAGGTTCTGTTGGAAGCCAATCACGCTTCAGAAATCCTGCGAACTCTGTACTGCCTCTTCAAAGGCAAACAAAAGAAAGTATCTTTGACTTTTATTTGCCGCAGCGCGGGCATTCCTTCCAAAGGCTATCTGGCTCTGGTAATGAATGGTCAGCGTCGTCTGCATGCGAAGTACTGGGAAGCGATTTTTCGGACGTTCAAACTGAACGAGATGCAGCGCGAGATTCTGCGCGCGTTTCTGGAAATGGATCAGCTCAGCTGTGAACACTCTCAGGCTCTTCAATTTCGTCAGATTATGGCACTTCGCCAGAGCCTTCGGACCCAGGCGAATTCATACCTTATCTGACCGTTAACCTGCGGTGACTCATCCAAAAAGAGGTCAATCGACCCTTTCACCGCAGGTAATAGTTCCGCCCAAGCCCCCGTTTTTTCAAAGCTATCAAAACTCATTCAAGACAGGACCAGCATAAACCGAAAAGGTTCCATGGGGTAAGTACACTTTAGAGGAGTACACAGATGGGACCTGATTCTCTGCCACCCATGGATATTGAGAAAAAGTCCGTCAACCTTTGGTTGGTGGCCATCGTGGTCTTCATCACCGGCCTTGGCGCTGGCGTCTTTATTCCAGCTGGCCTGAAGCAGCTTGGATGGGTGGACGCAAAAGTAGCCTCCAATAAGGAGTCTACGACACCAAGCGCACCCGTTGCGAATAAACTCCGTCGTGTCGATCCTCCGCTTTCGCATGCGCCGGCCGTTGAAGCCGAGGCTCCAAAAGCTGCGACCAAGGTCGCTGCAGCTCCCAAAAAAGAGAAGCTCGAAAAGCCCAAGCAGAAGCTGGCAGCTGCCGCTTTCCGGGCGAATAAGGACGAGAAGAAAGCGGAAAAAGCGGTAGCCAAAGTAGAGAAGCCGGCTCCTGCACCCGTGAAAGAAGAACCCGTGGTGAAAGCCAAGGCCAAGGATGTGAAAGTGGCCAAGGTTGAGAAGGCTCCCGCGCCTTCCGCTACCGCGGATTTGATCGAGGAAGTTCCATCGGCGTTGACCGCCGTTCAGGTTGAAAAGCTGATGCAGACCAATTCGGTGGCCATGGCTAAAAATCAAAAGGGCCTGGCTCGTCCCGTGTCGCTGCCTCCTTCGCAGAATCTGAATGCGGCATCGGCAGCGCCTCAAGCTTTGTCTCCCCTGCCGATCCTGAAAACAGATCCGCGCGGCGAGAGCAAGACCTATCCCGTGAGCATCAACAACGCGAGCTTTTCAAAAGCGAACCTGGCTAACTGTACCAGGCGCTGCGCTCTGATGGGCATGGATGCGATGGGCAATCCTATCAAAGCCATCATTGATGGAGCGACTTATGCTTCCGCTTTGATGCAGCATAACGGAACGATCAATATTTCCGGCCAGCCGCGGATTATCAAGAATCAGCAGATTCTGGTGGTCGAGAATATCACCTTCAACCTGTCGTCATCCCAGAAGGCTGTCGCCAAGCGCGGTCGCGCCGCAGCGGTGGCGCCTGTTCCTGCGAATGATAAGGCTGCTGGTTACACGGAAGTTTCCTTTGAAGGGGACGACCTGAAGCCCGGCACTGTAATCAAGAACAGAAAGCAGATTCCGATCGAAGACCAGCAGGAAATCCCTGCTCCTTGATTCCAACATGCGCGGTCCCCTCTGGGGACCTTTTTATTTCTGCCCCTTCTTTCTCACTTGTCGCCTCTTCTTTTCTTCCAGAATCACTGTTTTTCCGGTTGATGATGCAGTTGTGCATTGCGCGGCTTGCGTCTGTAAACGAACGAAGAACTGGTTATGGTGAGTTATAATCTGGTTGAGAAGGCCTTAAAGGCGCACTTAATGTCGCTTATGAATCAATGAAACTCATGCATCCCTTATTTTTCCTCACTTTGAGCAATGCTCCGCACTAGCACTGTCCACAGCTTTGTATTATGTTGCCCCTGGAAGACCAATAAACACAATGCACTTTGATTCCTAGGCGTGGGGAGTTTATGCTGGCAGATCTCAAAGAACTCATTGACGCATGGCTGAAAGACCGGCCAACTCGTAACCTGTCTCTTCTGTCGAGGCAGTCGGGTGTACCCTACCCGACCTTGCGTCGCGTCTATCAGCAGGAAAACGTCCCGACTCTGGAAACGGTGCTCGCCCTATTGAATGTGATTGCGGCCAATGAAGCGGCCATGAGCTTTCTGAACAAGCATTTCAGCGATATCGGGGCCTGGGTTGGCAAGATGGTGCACAGCTACGATGTGAGTATCACCAGCGGCGACTTCAATGAGGAGCTTCGCGACCGCATCAGCTTCGCCATTATCACGCTGGCCAGCTCCGGCGGAACAACCATGGACATCGTCGGCCGAAAGTTCGGAGAGTATGGGCTTGTGAAGCTCAAGCGCCTCCTGGAAATCGAGGCCGTATACGAGCAGGATGGGATCCTTCGTTGCCGTTATGAAAATTTTTCTGTATTGGATCCTCGCTTGATTCTCGAACAAATCAAGCATACTGTCGATCTCTTTGACATGACCCAACTCGGTGATCCTGCCGTGTGCGCCCAGCTGCATACTGATGGCCTTGACTCTCAGGGTGTTACGGAGCTGCATAAGCGCATCATGGAATTTGAAGAGGATTTACGTCAGATCTTCAATCGGTACCGAGGGCCTCATGTGGTGATGCTGAGCTATATTTCAAGCTTCCTTCAGAAAGGCACAACCTTATGAAAAAGACACTAGTAACGATAGGCCTGCTGATGTTTGCATCGGCTTCTTTTGGTAGCGATGGACAGCATACCGGTGTCGGTGGCAATCCCTTTACTCCGCCGCCTAATCCCAGCAGCACAGTTCTGCCGTCCTGGAGCAGCATCGTTCAGAGCCTTGTGACACCCGGACTCATGATCCTTGTGCCCTCGGACCTTGATTCCCAGGATGCCGCTGATCAGCAGCCAGCATCCCAGAACGACAAGAAAAATCAGAAGAATGACAAGGCCGGCACCAGCTCAGCGCAGTGATTGCAAAAGAGCATCGCGATAGCCTTGCAGGCCGGCGTAAATCGCCGGCTTTTCCTTTTCCAGAAACTGGACGTTGTCCTGGGCCAGGATGCTTTGGCTGCCGTCGGCAAAGGTCTTCTGGCGAGCTGGATCCTGGCGCAGCTGGAAGGCCAGCGCGATCAGCTGAACTTCCGTCCATTTCGCCCGCACTTCAGCTGCGGGATTTTTTTCCTCGGAAAATTCCTTACGTGTCCCGGCCAGAGTTTTATCCAAGGTCGCCAGCATCGAGGCACTGGGCTCCAGCTTCTGATCGCGAACAAGGATCATGAGATTTTTCAAACTCACAAAGACCGTATGAGCGAGGTGCCCGTACTTCGTTCCATGCGACTCGGTCAAACGCAGGGCCTGTTCCAGGCTCGCAAGTCCTTCTGCCTTCTGCCCGGCTTCCAGCTGCCAACGCGCCAGATCCTGGGTTTCCTTGATCCACTGCGCGCTCAAGGTTTCGTCCTGGAAATGAAGGTTTTTGGCCTGATCCATCATCCCCGGAAACATGGCGAGCCTTCTCTGTAATACGGATATTTTTTTGGTTATGGGAAGTTGAAGTCGGGCCAGAAGACCCAACGCCACGAATTGGACTTTGATGGGTTGATAGACCAGCATGATGCCTTTGCCCTGCCCGGACTTTTCCTGCTGAGACAGTGTGATGGCTTTCTGCAGGGCCTGTTCAGCTTCGTCCCAGCGTTTCAGTTTGCCAAGGACGAAGCCATGGCTTAGCCATAAGCTCGCCCGGGCCTTGTCGCCCAAGGCCGGCATGACCTTCGCATAGTATTCGGCAGCGGAATCGTATTTACCGGCATTCCAGGCATAGAATGCGGCTTTTTCCTGGAATGGCAGAGGGTTTTGCGGACTGGTTTTCAAAGCCTCTTCCATCGACTGATAGGCTTCCATGAAGCGATAGCTCTTATACATGGCTTTGGCCTGCAGCCAGAGCACAGCCTGTTTCATGGCCACCGAAGGATAATTCATCTCGTTTCTGCGCAGGAAAAATTCCGCGGCCAAGGAATAGTTGCGAATCGAGCTGTGCAGCAGGCCCAGATTCTGATACGCGGCGCTTTTGATGCGATCGTTGTTCCAGCCGGCGTCGATGGCGAAGAGATAGGAGCGATGCGCCTTGTCCGAAAGGTCACGATCGAAGGTGAAATCCTTTTCCGTCATCAGCATCAGACGGTGATAAAGATAACCCTGGAAAAGGTAGCGCGTCCCGACTCCGATGTGGTCATCGCTCATCTGGTCCAAAGCTTCAGCGGCCTCTTCCAGATCATGTTCATCGACTTTGTCGGGATTGATCAGAATTTTTCGCAGAGTTTCCACGAACACGCGACTTTCGGCGCGAATCAGGCCGTCCTTCTGCATGGTATTGTAGGCGCTTTCCAGCTCGCCCCAGGTTCCAAAATGCAAAAGCGCATACTGGTAGTGGGATTCGAGATCGTCACTGGTACGAATACTGTCCATGAAGGCGCCGCTCGCCAGGGGTTTTTCCTGGGGATTGTCGCTGTGATAGAAGCGATAGGCAATGTCGAGACTATTCTGCCTTAAGGCCTCGATAGCAAAGGGATATTCCTTGGTATCCTTTTTCACGTAGGTCAGCCAGAGACTCATGATGGTCGAGAGTTCCCGACTCTTTTTTGCCTGATAGAGAACGATCATGCCGCGATTAAAGAGCAGGCGCATTCCGTAGTAATCGTCCTTCAGGCGCTTGATGCGCTCGACTATCGCTCGCATCTCGGTGCGGCTGGCCTCCCTGTTCGCGGCCACGGACACGCGATAGAGCTGCTTTTCATGATCGAGCAGATCATTCAGGAGTGGGTTTTGTCCGACCTTCTTTTGCAAGGCATCCACGGCCGCAGTGGGATCGACTCCGGGTTTCAGCAGCTCCAGCCAGCGCGAAAGATAATAGAGGCGGGTTTCTTCCGAAAGCTCGCTATTCAAAAGTCGCTTTTCCAGGGCTGCGCGATAGGCTTCGTCGTTCTTGCCTGCACTTAGTTTGACGAGCTGCGTGAGCCAGTAAAGAGTCAGCCCATCATCCGATTCTATTTTATCGGCGCGGGCCAGGGCATCTTTGTGCCGGTTCGCAAAAAGGTCCATATAACCCAGGGCCACTTTCTGCAAGGGAGTGGCGGGCAGCTTTTGCAGCTGGGCCCTTTGCCGATCAATCATCTGGGCAAAAGCCCCAAGGTTTTCCTTGCGCGGCAGGACTTCCCAGCTTGCATACGTATCGAGCAGGATTTTATGAATCTTGAAATCATCCGCCTCGGTGCTGAGGCGGTCGGCGTAATAAGCCGCAGGCATCCATTCACCCCAAAGGATGAAGTTGCTGAGCGTTCGTTCCCGCAGTTCGCGCTCTGAAAGCTGGAAGCGGGCGTGCAGATGATTCAAAAGAAGTATGCGGTCCGAATAGGAACGGGCGGCGCGATGCGCTTCCCAAAGGTCATCCTGATTCCAATCGGTCGGGACGATGCCCGTCAAAGCCGTGCGATACACATCCAGGGCGCCTTCAAAGGCGCAGGTCATATAAAGGACCTTGCGGGCCGGGAAGGGATAGGAGCAGTTCTGGTTGAGCGAGGTTAATTGCTCGGGTTCCTTCCGCGAGCCATCCACCGGAATGCGGAAAATAGCGGCTGCATCGCGACCATCAAGGCGCAGGTCGCGGTTACTGTCCAGCATGTACTGGGCAAAATAAATGTAAGTGCCGTCCACGGAAAATTGGGCGGGTCCTGTCGCGCCAGCCAGATCGAGGCTCAGCGTACGGATCGGTTTCCGACTTTGGACATCATAGATGATCAGGTCATTGCCCTTGCCCTTATAAACCAGGGTCCGCCCATCTTTGGCAAGACTTGGGTTATAAAGGGTACCTTCAATCACCAGCTCCGTTTTCTTGGATTTCACAGTCAGAAAAATCAGCTGGGACTGCGTTCCCGCATCATTGCTGCGGACGAAGGCCAGCGTTTCGTTATCGACCCAGAACGGCGAGTGTTCCGAGGCTCCTGGGCCGGTCACACATAGAATGTCCTCGCCATCCAAAAGGCAGATGTCACCCTTTGCATCGCGGCGGAAATAGGTGAAGGCCAATTCCTTGCCATTGGGACTCAAGGCCGGATTCTTGGCATCCGTATCGGCTGTGGTCATGGCGCGTATTTTGCCGGATTTCATGTCGTAGCGCATGATCTGGGACGAAAGATTCTGGCTGCGGGTGAAGTATATAACGGATTCATCATCCGATACCGCCGACTGAAAATTGTCATAGGGCCCGACCGTGATTTTTTCCAGCTGGGCCATTTTCTGCGATTTTTCAGCAGCCCCGGCCTTCACCGACAGACTCAAAAGCGAGGCCAACACTATCCCTGGGAGCATCCGCATGGTTACCTCACTTGGCTTTGGGCTCGGACTTCTTCTTTTCATTATCACTATGAGTCATACTGAAAATCTGCCTTTGTTCCACCAGATCGCTCGTGGATTCAAGCGGCTGCGGCCCTGGATTCAACGCCTGTTTTTGATAGGCCTGATCCAATTCCTGCCAGTCACCGCTCGCTTCCAATTCCAGGACGGTCTGCCGATCGATCAGGTAGACATCGGGTA contains:
- a CDS encoding carbohydrate porin produces the protein MKQISRLMMLGGLTLSAQAFSQEWSFTPEIYSRGGVTYKSDFSKEQGPGNQHEAFNLGPYNTEGLIDYPLTEVTLHAGYGDNFKFHYGFDVAGNRRFLEKNETKSSLNERVVYGEFKVGNGWSVWYGNRPFRSPPEFLSRSFYFDERNILGGGVRVEGLGPLNVDLAYGSKVNDYAAGADTVQENQNILINKIEYPLQNGAIKTNLEWHKTDKNVSDGDGELSSTGYLIGAAYQRWGDQVLGGGLYNQLVVQTSKGYIGSGAMSSAFQPGDDQKYDDAKQPSKLLVGWNGDWKASGYGVYWLALYQDHRGEAPDYSDSEMSWRFIDGMIRPVYALTPNVTVGAELDRRSVLKEGRGLRDGVINGTNGWATNSGATRWGGIISYNLENKMFDYPTIGIYAGEIIKDKTTTFFTSESPRRSTHFVRFYYEVKIN
- a CDS encoding SpoIIE family protein phosphatase translates to MSMTPREQLASATMIATHEIVVNLEKAKSSLESLINGMQDLTCLITTEGRIIWGNQRAATWLQIDHDLVHLCQMKQLFKEDDWTQFQNRLEPFQRSGLAGAPSEFQLPIQMGPNSREILWSVRPFQAVSVRRGTILLLVGRDITEVLRERAEKAKLETELETAQIMQAAFFPPNRIRSAGIEICSFYRPAEQCSGDWWGHFNFGDGVDLVCVGDVTGHGAASALVTAMTQATCMAYANTARTGKSKDYLHPSNLLHQINKIVYDTFKGKFFMTFFAMLFDTNTGVVRACNAGHNFPLFLKGQYRRQAIHKEALPENVKPFRGPEALAIQGNPIGFDPETVYLEKELPLQDMDRFILFTDGIIECKSEEGQMYGSSSFRKSIARSMEKEGVAFRDSIVDHALQFFGKQPLADDLTLVSVDVFMNKKDKA